The sequence below is a genomic window from Monodelphis domestica isolate mMonDom1 chromosome 2, mMonDom1.pri, whole genome shotgun sequence.
CTCATTGTGATTCTGAGGCAAAAGAAATCTCCCTTTCCTCAAGTACCCTTTAAGCTATTTGTGACATCATTTTTCTGAATCCCTCTGATTTGGTGGACTCCAACCTCAGTGCAGATTAGAGGTgggtcttctggatgccaggaaTCACCTGGGACAAGAGTCAAGTGTCTTCCATGTGTCAGGGAGCCACTAAGTCTCTAGCATCCTACTCCCCATTTTAAGTAGTTTCTTGACAGATAAGCATCAGCCTTTGTtcataattcaatcaaaaggtggAGCTAAATTGCAACTTAATTAGAGGGTGGACTgtttcaaactcaatatgaaaCTGTCCCTTTAAAAATCCAAGGTTGATCTTAGGGTGCCAAGAAAAGGGGTGCAGGCTAGTGTTGaattctcagagaggttaagtgatttgcccagggtcacacaactaggaagtatctgagccagattgaaacccaggatctctagtttccaggcctggctctctctatccactgagtcacctagctgtgcCCCTCTCCctggtactttttaaaaattcaaaccttttgtcttagcattgatactaagtattggttcccaagcagaagagtggcaaatgCTAGACAACtgggtttcagtgacttgcccaggggcacacagctaggaagtgtctgaagccacatttgaacccaggtgcttccatctctaagtctggcactctatctgctggaccacctaactgtcccagaACACAATAATTATAACAGATAGTGGAATGATGTgccataaaaaagagaaatataaggtGATCTATCAGCAGACTGGGACTATAGTATTCAAAATCTATATTGAGTCCTGAACTCTCTTTTCCTGGCCTGAGATTGCAGCATCACAGAAATGCAAGATTGGAGagcttgagggcagagacagaaTGTATAAAAGGGTCAAGATCCTCCTTTTCTCACCTTTCTCTGCTCTCTGGTAGATTCTTCTGGCACAAATTATGCCTACAAGAAGGAGCACTAATAGGAGCAGGCAAGACAGGACCACACCCAAAATGATGAATTTCTTCTCTGAAGAACTTAGGGAAAGAGAGATATGAGAGAAAGGGAACAAGGGTGGGAAAGAAGTAAAATGCCCTAAATGACTAACATCTCTACCTCCTCCTCTAAGCCTGGGAACTTCTACAgattcaatttccccatctacaaaGTTAGAGGGTTGTATGAGCTCTGAAGTCCCTTCTTGATTGAAGTCCTATAATCCTACTAGTTCCATATAGCCCTATTCTCTTCTGGGGTTTGATTTGAGGAAAATCAGAAGTTTCCTCCTGCTTTGGAGCATTATTAGGCTGCCACAGTTTCTAAAATTCCACAGTAGAGTGAAGGGGTTTGCAATAACAACAGTACATCTACTAGGATTCAAGTACTGTCCACTGTGGGAGATGTGAAATACAGAATAACTGCCTTCAGGAACCCTATATTTCTTCTTGTACACTACTTTGTACTTTttatcaactcttttttttttttgggtaggGCATGGCATCTTCAAGTTAGGGAGAATTGAAGCTTCTGTAGGACAGACAGGCAGCATGGGGTCTCCCCAGCTGCGCTGAGAGATCTTTGGCTCCAGTTGGTTAAATGGTGACCAGCATCACCATGCCCATCAGCTGACCTTGATTTGTCCATAATTGctcttgaggtcaggaagagtgaTATGCAAAGGCTTAAAGGGGAAATAGGGTGAGAAACTTCCTACTTCAAACCAATCACACTGGAAAAGGGCTTGGGCTATAGGATATCAGACTTTAGGCTAGGGTAAACTTAAATTTGAGGGGAAAGACATAAAGTAAAATTACCCCAGGACCACTGCAGCCCTGGGCTCTCTGataaccctttttcttttccatggAGAATGGGAAAGATCAGTGAATATCGGAAAAGCCTGGTACATACAGACTTTAGAGAAGTTTAAGTGTAACTTGGGGACACACACAGACTTCTGAGACAAGAAACAGAGTTTTGTGGAAATTAGAGGTACCTGTTAGTGTTGTTGGAAGTGTCCTCTGAGTTAGCCTGGATACGATTCCTGGGGCTCTGTGTTTGAGCTGAAAAGAGAAGCCATAGAGAGAAACTTGTAGAATCCCCACCTCCTGAAGCTACCAAGGAGCTACCAGCATAGGAATGCTGGCCCTGTAGTGGAATGGGACTTTAAAAGGTCCAATTCTTTGTGTGAATGCAATTTATAGTGCTGTGGAAGATAGCATTCATCATACAATCTCCAATATTCTTTCTTATTGTTCCTGCAGTAATGCTCAGATACCTCTCTGCTCCTTCCTCTGCCAGGCCATTGATAATATGGCCCAGCATGTCATATAGGCTGTTCTCTCCTCAAGAGGTGGTTGGGGCTATTGTCACATGAAGATAAAGATGCATCTGCTCCTGCTCCAGCTCTAGGTGTGTCATTGAAGGCTCCAGTATAAAGAGGAACCAGAGACTTCCAGCATAAAAAGGAGCAAAGCAAATTACTATTGTTTACAGATGCGGGTGGGTGAGTGTAATGCGTAGGTATGAATGAGTGCATGTGATACCCTGGTTTTCCATCAATTTCAGGGTAgagtcttctccttctctttcttattcttcctcttccccttcctctatgttctcctcctcctccttttcttctttcttcttcttcctcctcctccttcttcccataTCTTCACATTAATACTATGTTTCATCCAAAGCAGAACAAAGATAAaagactaagcaattggggttaactgatttgccatGTAGAGCCatgtagctaggaaatgtctgtggtcaggtttgaaccccaaaattcccatttccaGAAGTAGCTTCTTACTAGACTTGGAAAAAATTGATTCACCTTCCCCAGAGACAGGAGACCTAACAGAAGCAGTTATGTGATGCAATAGATAGAGTGTAGGATCTGGAGTTTAAGAGACTTTGGTTTAAATCTGGTGTTAGGCACTCATTattgacaagttatttaacctctgtgttGAATTACTTTGAACTGTAAATTCCAGAGATCTTTTCTCAGACTTCATTCTCCTCATTCCCTCCCCAGTCTTGGacactattaaatatttttttctccttgatactctTCTATCTAGGTTTTCAGGAGCCTGCTCTCCCTTTGTTTTCCTCCTAACTATGGTccatctcagtctcctttgctggatcctcactAGGTCATGTTTTTCTTACCCTATGTGTCCCTTCAAGGCTCTCTCtcaggctctcttctcttctcctttacttCTTCATTTGGTAATTTTGTTAAATCCCATGAATTTAATCATTATTTCTATGTTGTTCATTCTCAAAATTGTCTGTCTCACCTAACCTGACCTCCAGTCCCACATCACCTACTGCCTTTCAGATGGATGTCTAATAAgcatattaaatttaacacaTCCAAGATGGAATTCACTATCTTTCCTACTGAACCTTCCCAAGCTCCAAATTGTTCTATTACTAAGCAACACAATCGTTTCAGTCTTCCAGGTTCAGACATCCTTGAGTCTTCTGTATATTTTATGACCTATAAACAGTCTGTTACTAAGGcctattgatttcacctttgtaacatttctcaaatgtaatctcttctctcctctgatattgcCCCGGCTCTGGTGCAGACCCTCATTACTTCATACTTTGGCTATAATAATAGCCTGCTGGTGCATCTGGCTGCCTTGTCAACTCTGTTGCTACTTCAATCAatcctccattcagctaccaaagtgattttcatacAATGGAGATCCATTCATACTATTCCTCTACTCAAAAAACtctagtagctccctattgcctccagcaGCAAACACAAATTTctcattttgacttttaaaagcCCTTCATAACAAGCCCTCTGAaccacctttctagtcttcttccactttattttctaatAGGAACTCTTGGAACCAGTAAAATGGAACTCCTTGTTTTTCCTCAAGTCCACCTCTTGGCTCCAGGCAttatctctgtctgtccctcGTGCCTGGAATGATCTTTCTTGTTAGCTCTGCTTCTTGCCTTTCTGAGATGGCTTTAAGTCCCAACCAAAATCTTACCTTCTTTAAAGAAGCCTTTCtaaacctctcttaattctattgctttccttctttaattAATTCCTACTTATCCTTTGTATTGCTTGTCTGTACATACTTATTTGCtttttgtctccttcattaggtcatcagctccttgaagacagagactctcctttgcctctttttgcatttaCAGTATGCTGTGCTTTGCACAGTGATAGATACCTGACACATaggaggaacttaataaatgtttattgattaacttagagcctgagtttcctcagaataaaatcaggataataataacacttacctctcagggttgatGTAAGAATggaatgaaacaatatttgtaaagtacttagctgcaatgcctggcacatagtaagtacttcataaatgcttattctttattCTTAATTCAGTCTCAAGTAAGTAGTCTTAATCTAGgatctgtcaacatggaatctagaaaccctaaATTTGTAGTCTAGTAAGATCcaatgaaccccaagttttaggacttgCTGGTAagctggagaccccaaagcttgtccttgttccttgttcccatgagaatccacaCTGAAGTGAATCTTAGAGTAGTAGTTTCAGTCTACTTAGTTTACCAGCGAGTcctaaaatttggggttcatcagatcttattaggctacaaatttggggtttctagattccacattcaCAGATCCAATGACTCCCAAGACAACCATGGGTAGATCTCAAGGGAATTTGGGCACAgagagaaaaacatttattttaattaacctCTTAATGAAATTCAACATTCCCTTCAATTACTTAAAAACTTTATtgtgagaagggatccatagactTCAGTAGATTGCCCAAAAAGTCCATGGCAAAGAGAAGGTTAAGAATCCTTAGCTAAAGAATGAGCCTAGGGTGTGGGGAAGAGCTGAGGGGAAtgagaaacaggagaaaaagagaggactaGTAAGGATGAGGGACTGTCCTTCCCCCTCAAGAGATTGcaaggagcccccccccccccatgtcccCTTGGCAGGACTTTGTACTTCCGCAGGTGATgtgattaacaaatatttgttgagctGTGTGGGCTCTAGCTAGAAGGGACTTACCTGGGGACACCTGGAGGTGGAATCTCCTGATGACTTCATTCTCAGGAGAATTTGATAGAATTCCACACTTGTAGAAACCTGAATCATTTTCTCTGAGTCCCGACATCATGATAGTGACGATGCCACTATTGACGTCAGCAGAGGACAAGTATATTCGGTCTGCTACTTTAAAACTGGACCTTGTTTCTAAGGGTACTATATTGCAGTCCTCTCTATTCTCTTGCATTTTACACCAAGAAATCcaaatagttttattttcctGGAGCGTATAGGAGCAGTTCGCACTGAATGTCTCCCCCTCCAGTTTGTGTGCCTTCTCAGTCTGAACGTCTTGTCTTCCAGAGCCCGGGAGCTGAACCACACTCCTCCGTGGCTTGCCTGAGAAATGAGGAGGACTGGGAACTTGGTCTCCTAGAAAGCAGCCTCCTCTGCCCTCTCACAGACAAGGGCATACCCTAAAGAGGCAGCTCTGGgagtctccctcctttccctgtctctggACACCCGGCAGTGGCCAGCCATTCCTATCATCTCACTCTTCTCTTTCACCCACTCCCCTAGTTCTCATTTCCAGTCGCCTTCCCTCAGCCCTCTCCTCCTGAAACCTTCCACTCCTTACCTGAGATGCCCAGggatggcagcagcagcagcaacagcagctgCAGGATTTCTGGGGCCATGCTGGTCCTCTCTGCCAACCCTCAGTTTGATCCCCAGGGAGATCTCCAGGGAAAGGAAGGATGCTGGCTCTGCTTCTGCTCCTCCTAAGAAGAAGTAAATGTGGACATCAGGAAGGAAGAGCCCTAATGGGAGTTGTAGAGGTCAGTGGAAGAAGCCAAAGCACAGAGCTCGCAGGGGTGAGCTTCCCCAAGTTGGGTTCCACCCACTCAGATTTGCCTtaaataaatctaattttccACATACCCACCCACTCCACAGGAgccaggagttttttttttccttccctctgaattttagaaataaaaatgtcaCTTTTCAGACCTCAGAGACCTGAGATAGTGCCAGATCTCTCCCACTAAACAGCTTAAGGCCCAAGATGTGGTTGCCAATTGACAAAAGTATTTACTCTTCTTAATCCCAATATCCCCATTATGTGGAGAGCTGTTTTGACATAAAGATTTTCTGGGTTTGTACCTTGATCTTCCTTGTCACTGTAATAACTTGATGgggtcagtttcttttttttgtcattgtttgttcattttttcctatttccccttttttttaaaccctaaccctttcatcttaaaatgaatactgtgttccaagacagaagagggctgagggctaggtgatggggattaagtgacttgcccaaggtcacacagctaggaagtgtctagggtcaaatttgaacccaggaccttccatctctaggcttgactcaatccaccgagccaatTAGCTCCTGGTAGCTTATTTCTTGACTTAATTTTTCATGAATGCTGGAATCTGCTCCCAAGTGGAAGGAATACTATTCTAAGCTTCAGGCCTTTCTTACAGCTGTTTTCAGAGTTAGCTCTAGGACTCTGTAGGGGTTTTTTTTGGTACTTCTAAAGTTGAATGTCTAGGGAGATCTGTGGTCACTGCTTTCCTGGTCTGTGCTCTGGTCTTTACTCAGGAAGGGACCTTATTCCCCAGTAGCCACAAGTACTAGTTCCCCTGCAGCCATAATTGCTAGTGTTCCCATGTCTTGGAATTGAGACCATAGTACCTAGTACCCCTTCAGGGAACACAATAACTCCTCACTGCCCTGGAACTGTACCCAGAGACCCTGCAATCCTGCCACTACAAATACTTTGGGTCTTTTTGGCCCTTGGGATTGTGACCCAGAACTGCATGTAGGTGACGCAACAGTGACAGCAAAGGGTCCTTGGTATTCTCCTTCCAACTTGTTAT
It includes:
- the LOC103096749 gene encoding trem-like transcript 4 protein; translation: MAPEILQLLLLLLLPSLGISGKPRRSVVQLPGSGRQDVQTEKAHKLEGETFSANCSYTLQENKTIWISWCKMQENREDCNIVPLETRSSFKVADRIYLSSADVNSGIVTIMMSGLRENDSGFYKCGILSNSPENEVIRRFHLQVSPAQTQSPRNRIQANSEDTSNNTNSSSEKKFIILGVVLSCLLLLVLLLVGIICARRIYQRAEKGDDSETQGEKLKGSNMKMDSNEDAKDIHYATVSKRSHRELINVQTHTPVETVQYATITKNRHQLPKSIPHQDPV